A single region of the Streptomyces sp. NBC_00236 genome encodes:
- a CDS encoding glutamate--cysteine ligase 2, with protein sequence MVRTVGVEEELLLVDARSGEPRALSTAVLAMAENRAAGDSAFDPELHLQQVEFATQPRSDMRELAKEILRWRAEAAESAAQVGADVAALATAPLPVSPSIGEGERYRWLAEKFGLTTQEQLTCGCHVHVSVDSDEEGVGVLDRVRTWLPVVLALSANSPFWQGRDTAYSSYRSRVWGRWPSAGPVETFGSARRYHEQVQALVDTGVLRDKGMIYFDARLSHRYPTVEVRVADVCLDPADAVLLASLVRGLVETAARGWHAGEPPDAVGVGLLRMAAWQAGRSGLEGHLLHPATMRPEPASDVVAALLAHVHDAMEDSGDLDAAEDAVERVMERGTGARTQRDVLARTGSLRAVVAECVSRTRG encoded by the coding sequence ATGGTGCGGACGGTGGGGGTGGAGGAGGAACTGCTGCTCGTCGACGCGCGGAGCGGTGAGCCCCGGGCGCTGTCGACGGCGGTGCTGGCCATGGCTGAGAACCGGGCGGCGGGCGACTCGGCCTTCGACCCCGAACTCCACCTCCAGCAAGTGGAGTTCGCCACTCAGCCGCGTAGCGACATGCGTGAACTCGCGAAGGAGATCCTGCGCTGGAGAGCGGAGGCGGCCGAGAGCGCCGCACAGGTCGGTGCCGACGTGGCCGCCCTCGCGACCGCGCCGCTTCCGGTCAGCCCGTCGATCGGGGAAGGGGAGCGGTACCGCTGGCTGGCCGAGAAGTTCGGCCTGACCACTCAGGAACAGTTGACCTGTGGATGCCACGTACACGTCTCCGTGGACTCGGACGAGGAGGGCGTCGGCGTGCTGGACCGGGTGCGCACGTGGCTTCCGGTCGTGCTCGCTCTGAGCGCCAACTCGCCCTTCTGGCAGGGGCGGGACACCGCGTACAGCAGCTATCGGAGCCGGGTCTGGGGGCGCTGGCCCTCGGCCGGTCCGGTCGAGACCTTCGGGTCTGCGCGCCGCTACCACGAGCAGGTTCAGGCACTCGTCGACACGGGAGTCCTGCGCGACAAGGGAATGATCTACTTCGACGCGAGGCTTTCGCACCGCTATCCGACCGTCGAGGTCAGGGTCGCGGACGTGTGCCTGGATCCGGCCGACGCCGTGCTGCTGGCCTCACTGGTGCGTGGTCTCGTCGAGACGGCGGCACGCGGTTGGCATGCGGGGGAACCGCCCGACGCCGTCGGCGTGGGTCTCCTGCGCATGGCCGCCTGGCAGGCCGGCCGTTCCGGACTGGAGGGGCACCTGCTCCACCCCGCGACCATGCGGCCCGAGCCCGCGTCCGATGTGGTGGCCGCGCTGCTTGCACATGTTCACGACGCGATGGAGGACAGCGGTGACCTCGACGCTGCCGAGGACGCGGTCGAGCGCGTGATGGAGCGCGGGACAGGGGCGCGGACTCAGCGCGATGTGCTCGCCCGCACGGGCAGCCTGCGGGCCGTGGTGGCGGAGTGCGTGTCCAGAACCCGTGGCTGA
- a CDS encoding type 1 glutamine amidotransferase domain-containing protein produces MSDHEVSKRKVLAIVTNYGVEQDELVVPVDHLRGWGAQVDVAAMTKDPVETLVGDKERGRTLHPDLTLDDVDPAAYDLLLVPGGTLNADTLRTQGSAGRIVRAFTGSGRPVAAICHGPWLLVETGAVAGKRLTSYPSLRTDIRNAGGDWTDQPVVTDDSGGWTLITSRNPGDLEPFVREIDAALAVPGLSGT; encoded by the coding sequence ATGAGCGACCACGAGGTGAGCAAGCGGAAGGTACTGGCCATCGTCACCAACTACGGCGTGGAGCAGGACGAGCTCGTCGTTCCGGTCGACCACTTGCGTGGGTGGGGCGCCCAGGTCGATGTCGCGGCGATGACGAAGGACCCCGTCGAGACCCTCGTCGGGGACAAGGAACGCGGCAGGACACTGCACCCGGACCTCACCCTGGACGACGTCGATCCGGCCGCGTACGACCTGCTTCTGGTACCGGGCGGGACGTTGAATGCCGACACACTGCGCACGCAGGGCTCCGCGGGCCGCATCGTGCGCGCCTTCACCGGATCCGGCCGCCCCGTCGCGGCGATCTGCCACGGGCCCTGGTTGCTGGTGGAGACCGGAGCCGTCGCCGGCAAGCGGCTCACCTCCTACCCCTCGCTGCGGACCGACATCCGCAATGCGGGTGGCGACTGGACCGATCAGCCGGTCGTCACCGACGATTCGGGCGGCTGGACGCTCATCACCTCACGGAACCCCGGCGATCTGGAGCCGTTCGTCCGGGAGATCGACGCGGCGCTCGCCGTCCCGGGGCTGTCCGGTACCTGA